In Silene latifolia isolate original U9 population chromosome 3, ASM4854445v1, whole genome shotgun sequence, a single window of DNA contains:
- the LOC141647345 gene encoding formin-like protein 11, with protein sequence MKILHKMTFFKIIAVMMVFIIIVTIQFVGILKIYDSQENESEQTTPLVFEKYRVLLGLGTFHRKTKSDHGVWENGSPAPAPSPAETHAAGPVLGPALSPHSHLHHYHKHHRAPRPRPMLPLHRFSVQHKQKKKHKVIILIVLLSTGLVLVIFALGVFFVIRRFNRQKKAATRIASIRAKTVTSQNLATKVSHDISYDTFYMNTLTTALEPEMRLRGSIASTSPERNNLQHDARAEEIISVHEYSESSKNDSDEQSSSIGDKVVDDDHHSSGDESFHSFCESRTSSNLRLSNVSISSFNDPEETLSPNRSNILSSSQNMPSIPPPPPPPPPPLPFARVSPPKTSKTSNFLKSSPPPNNDLPSGSKEVAENELCSLPSTPKNQGGLSTIPPPPPPCPPPYPHNKGNTIRGQLTLPGQPPSYTTMGKDGNPLPKLKPLHWDKVRATPDRSMVWDKLRCSSFELDEETIESLFGYSMQTEFANDEGKSKSPSPSKHVLEPKRLQNITILSKALNVTAEKVYAALVQGEGLNTQQLEALIKMVPTKEEEAKLSSYKGEIYDLGSAEKLVKELLRIPHAFERVEAMLFKATFDDEVVHLRNSFSMLEEACQELRSSRLFLKILEAVLKTGNRMNVGTIRGGAQAFKLDALLKLADVKGTDGKTTLLHFVVQEIIRSEGIRMSDSIMGQIDRTNKSGTMEDKEDDYKRMGLDLVSGLSTELHNVKRTASLDLDVLATSVSNLSDGMQKLQQLADSCAANDNFVLVMKTFLSHAESSLKELQTAENMVLLSVRQITEYYHGDVSKEEINPLRIFVVVRDFLGMLDQVCRELKTLKTPRSPNPLAPFR encoded by the exons ATGAAAATCTTACATAAAATGACCTTTTTCAAAATAATCGCGGTAAtgatggttttcatcattatcgTCACAATTCAGTTTGTCGGCATTCTGAAAATTTATGATTCTCAGGAAAACGAGAGTGAACAAACAACGCCGTTAGTGTTTGAAAAGTACAGGGTTTTGCTAGGGCTTGGTACCTTTCACAGGAAAACTAAATCAGATCATGGGGTTTGGGAAAATGGATCACCTGCCCCAGCTCCGTCTCCAGCTGAAACCCATGCTGCAGGGCCAGTTCTGGGTCCTGCCCTGTCGCCTCATTCCCATCTTCATCATTATCACAAGCACCATCGAGCACCCCGGCCTCGGCCAATGCTGCCACTGCACAGGTTCTCTGTTCAacacaaacagaaaaagaagcaTAAAGTTATCATATTAATAGTCCTTTTGTCTACTGGATTAGTGTTGGTTATTTTTGCACTAGGAGTATTCTTTGTTATCAGGAGGTTTAATCGGCAAAAGAAAGCGGCTACACGAATAGCTTCTATTAGAGCAAAAACTGTAACATCACAGAATTTGGCAACCAAGGTTAGTCATGATATTAGCTATGATACATTTTACATGAATACTCTAACTACTGCTTTAGAACCCGAAATGCGTCTCAGAGGTAGCATTGCTAGTACGTCACCTGAAAGAAATAATCTGCAGCACGATGCTCGGGCAGAAGAAATTATCTCAGTTCATGAGTATTCGGAATCAAGTAAAAACGATTCTGACGAACAAAGCTCTTCAATTGGTGATAAGGTGGTTGATGATGATCACCATTCCTCAGGAGATgaatcttttcattctttttgtgaATCGCGTACTTCTAGCAATCTACGGCTTTCAAATGTTTCAATTAGTAGTTTTAATGATCCAGAGGAAACTCTGTCACCAAACCGGTCAAATATACTTAGTTCATCACAAAATATGCCTTCAATTCCACCACCACCGCCTCCTCCTCCACCACCACTACCATTTGCACGTGTTTCACCACCAAAGACTTCTAAAACTTCCAATTTCCTAAAAAGTTCACCTCCTCCAAATAATGATCTGCCTTCAGGATCAAAGGAGGTGGCGGAAAATGAACTATGTTCATTACCATCAACCCCAAAAAATCAAGGTGGTCTATCAACCattccacctccacctccaccgtGTCCACCACCATACCCACACAACAAAGGGAACACAATTAGAGGTCAGCTGACTCTACCAGGGCAACCGCCTTCATATACAACAATGGGAAAAGATGGGAATCCGCTGCCAAAACTGAAACCACTTCACTGGGACAAAGTAAGGGCTACACCAGATAGATCCATGGTGTGGGACAAGCTACGATGTAGCTCTTTCGA GTTGGACGAGGAGACGATAGAGTCACTGTTTGGGTATAGCATGCAGACTGAATTTGCTAATGACGAAGGAAAGAGCAAAAGCCCTTCCCCTAGCAAGCATGTCCTTGAACCCAAAAGACTTCAGAACATAACCATACTCTCTAAAGCTCTAAATGTGACGGCTGAGAAAGTATACGCGGCTCTAGTACAAG GAGAAGGTTTAAACACGCAACAACTTGAGGCGTTAATAAAGATGGTGCCAACAAAAGAAGAAGAGGCAAAGCTGTCTAGTTACAAGGGAGAGATCTACGATCTCGGATCAGCAGAGAAGCTTGTTAAGGAATTGCTGAGAATACCACATGCCTTTGAAAGGGTGGAAGCAATGCTGTTTAAAGCCACCTTTGATGACGAGGTTGTTCACTTGAGGAATTCATTTTCGATGCTTGAG GAAGCCTGCCAAGAACTGAGATCAAGCAGGCTTTTCTTAAAAATATTAGAAGCCGTGCTGAAGACAGGAAACAGAATGAATGTTGGAACGATCAGAGGGGGTGCGCAAGCATTCAAGCTAGATGCCCTTCTCAAGCTTGCTGATGTGAAAGGTACAGATgggaaaacaactttactccatTTTGTTGTCCAAGAAATAATACGATCAGAGGGAATCCGCATGTCAGACAGCATCATGGGACAAATAGATAGAACTAACAAGAGCGGAACAATGGAGGATAAAGAAGATGATTACAAGAGGATGGGTTTAGACTTGGTGTCAGGACTAAGCACTGAACTTCACAACGTGAAACGAACTGCTTCACTAGACTTGGATGTTTTAGCAACATCTGTTTCAAATCTATCAGACGGAATGCAAAAGTTGCAGCAGTTGGCAGACTCATGCGCAGCAAAcgataattttgtccttgtcatgaaGACATTTTTGAGCCATGCTGAGTCCAGTTTGAAGGAGCTACAAACTGCAGAAAACATGGTTCTCCTTAGCGTAAGACAAATCACAGAATACTATCACGGCGATGTGAGCAAAGAGGAAATCAACCCCCTTCGAATCTTTGTAGTTGTGAGGGACTTCCTAGGGATGCTAGATCAAGTATGTAGAGAACTGAAAACCCTTAAAACCCCGAGAAGCCCAAATCCTCTGGCTCCATTCCGATAA
- the LOC141648783 gene encoding uncharacterized protein LOC141648783, with translation MFNIYDGVLGYLEARNKWVFEGKTINPEAVVRRIRGLLREMLEGQGVDEECYGGSGELLGEGEGGWMRPKGGEFKINVDAGVISGVGTGLRAICRDGEGHMVWALTEQETVERDPTEAEALAILVGVREAKRRGMRRIAVEGDCLTIIQDLQKRRQGQSDIFIIYEEIFDICVYFESCVFSFTRRNFNSVAHSLAHIDPWLSGCRRWDEDVPQNIGDCIARDRLSMK, from the coding sequence ATGTTTAACATTTATGACGGGGTGTTGGGCTATTTGGAGGCGAGGAATAAGTGGGTCTTTGAGGGCAAGACGATTAATCCTGAGGCGGTGGTGAGGAGGATCCGAGGTCTCTTACGGGAAATGCTGGAGGGTCAGGGGGTGGATGAGGAGTGTTATGGCGGGTCAGGTGAGTTGCTTGGTGAGGGAGAGGGCGGTTGGATGAGACCTAAGGGCGGGGAGTTTAAAATCAATGTTGATGCAGGGGTTATTAGTGGTGTTGGGACGGGATTAAGAGCAATCTGCCGGGATGGGGAAGGTCATATGGTGTGGGCTTTGACTGAGCAGGAGACTGTGGAGCGTGATCCGACGGAGGCGGAAGCTTTGGCCATTCTTGTCGGGGTTCGGGAAGCTAAGCGAAGAGGAATGAGGCGAATAGCTGTGGAAGGGGACTGCCTAACTATCATCCAGGATTTGCAAAAGCGAAGACAAGGACAAAGTGATATTTTCATAATTTACGAAGAGATTTTTGatatttgtgtttattttgaGTCTTGCGTGTTTTCTTTTACTCGTAGGAATTTTAATAGTGTCGCTCATAGTTTAGCACATATCGACCCTTGGCTCAGTGGTTGTAGGAGATGGGACGAGGATGTGCCTCAAAACATTGGTGACTGTATCGCACGTGATCGTTTATCTATGAAGTAA